A genomic region of Bombus terrestris chromosome 12, iyBomTerr1.2, whole genome shotgun sequence contains the following coding sequences:
- the LOC100649108 gene encoding stromal interaction molecule homolog isoform X3, with protein sequence MRSSVITNVIVLFGLHLSYWCWNTVDASGGALDTSSNFQSGSTGSSHSKVTAFSATLTDGLAQAVAHEAGSDTCNDDLACLTLASHDRLGLEAIKSLHSQLDDDANGNVDLSESDDFLREELQYEAGYERRQRAFHHNDDMHISVRELWEAWLRSEVHNWTIEQTSEWLASNVDLPQYVPTFIQHRVTGATLPRLAVNNMQYLSNVLGIKDPIHKQKIALKAMDVVLFGPPKDTGHGIKDLVLITLLFGALIGCWYAYQQKKNSQKHLHRMMKDMESLHKAELALEDLQKELERARMEQESVTTEKQNLEKRLQDESVGLHASYSDLEVSQLKAEIEMLKVELQRAEGELEDRCWSPPAGLQHWLQLTHEIENKAYTKKKISAEKQLQQAREACEKLRKKRSSLVGAFVSTHGKSIDEVDKSIVEARTALNEVTVELQERVHRWKQIELLCGFNIINNNGLSYLETVLYRGTPNGRGLGLRGRLSSQDDLDDEASSIYSPSTCGAAEQGTKLRSLVKYGI encoded by the exons ATGCGATCATCCGTGATAACCAATGTGATTGTACTGTTTGGACTGCATTTGTCGTATTGGTGTTGGAACACGGTAGATGCCAGCGGCGGGGCACTCGACACGAGCTCGAATTTTCAATCTGGTTCAACTGGAAGTTCACATTCCAAAGTCACGGCATTCTCCGCGACACTTACCGATGGATTAGCGCAAGCCGTGGCTCACGAAGctg GTTCCGATACTTGTAACGATGACCTAGCTTGTCTTACACTGGCTTCTCATGATCGACTAGGTTTAGAAGCTATCAAATCACTCCACAGTCAACTAGACGATGATGCCAATGGAAATGTGGATCTTTCAGAGTCAGAtgat TTTTTAAGAGAAGAGTTACAATATGAAGCTGGGTATGAAAGGAGACAGAGGGCTTTCCATCATAATGATGATATGCATATTAGTGTTCGAGAACTTTGGGAAGCCTGGCTAAGGTCAGAG gtTCATAATTGGACTATAGAACAAACATCAGAATGGTTGGCTTCTAATGTAGATCTTCCACAATATGTTCCTACTTTTATACAACACCGTGTAACTGGTGCTACACTTCCAAG ATTGGCTGTGAACAATATGCAATACCTAAGTAATGTGTTAGGGATCAAGGATCCCATTCATAAACAAAAAATTGCCTTAAAAGCTATGGATGTAGTTCTTTTTGGGCCACCAAAgg ATACTGGACATGGCATCAAAGATTTGGTATTAATAACATTGTTATTCGGAGCGCTTATCGGATGTTGGTATGCATATCAGCAGAAGAAAAATTCACAGAAACATCTCCACAGAATGATGAAGGATATGGAGAGTTTACACAAAGCAGAATTGGCACTGGAGGACTTGCAA AAAGAATTGGAGAGGGCACGAATGGAACAAGAAAGTGTAACTACTGAGAAACAAAACTTAGAGAAACGTTTACAAGACGAAAGTGTGGGATTGCATGCTTCTTACTCCGATCTCGAAGTTTCTCAATTAAAGGCGGAAATCGAA ATGTTAAAAGTTGAATTGCAACGTGCAGAGGGCGAACTCGAAGATAGATGTTGGTCTCCTCCTGCTGGATTGCAACATTGGTTACAATTAACTcacgaaattgaaaataaagcaTATACCAAGAAAAAGATATCTGCAGAGAAACAGTTGCAACAAGCACGAGAAGCA TGCGAGAAACTGCGAAAAAAACGATCGAGTTTAGTAGGAGCGTTTGTTTCAACTCATGGAAAATCGATCGATGAAGTTGACAAAAGTATAGTTGAGGCAAGAACTGCTCTAAACGAAGTCACCGTAGAATTGCAAGAAAGAGTACATCGTTGGAAACAAATTGAGCTGCTATGTGGCTTTAATATAATCAATAATAATGGTCTAAGTTATTTAGAAACTGTTCTATACAGAGGAACTCCTAACGGTCGAGGTCTTGGACTCAGAG GTCGACTCAGTAGTCAAGATGACTTAGACGACGAAGCAAGTTCAATCTACTCGCCTTCAACATGTGGTGCCGCAG AACAAGGGACCAAGCTGCGTTCTCTGGTAAAGTATGGCATCTGA
- the LOC100649108 gene encoding stromal interaction molecule homolog isoform X2, with product MRSSVITNVIVLFGLHLSYWCWNTVDASGGALDTSSNFQSGSTGSSHSKVTAFSATLTDGLAQAVAHEAGLEAIKSLHSQLDDDANGNVDLSESDDFLREELQYEAGYERRQRAFHHNDDMHISVRELWEAWLRSEVHNWTIEQTSEWLASNVDLPQYVPTFIQHRVTGATLPRLAVNNMQYLSNVLGIKDPIHKQKIALKAMDVVLFGPPKDTGHGIKDLVLITLLFGALIGCWYAYQQKKNSQKHLHRMMKDMESLHKAELALEDLQKELERARMEQESVTTEKQNLEKRLQDESVGLHASYSDLEVSQLKAEIEMLKVELQRAEGELEDRCWSPPAGLQHWLQLTHEIENKAYTKKKISAEKQLQQAREACEKLRKKRSSLVGAFVSTHGKSIDEVDKSIVEARTALNEVTVELQERVHRWKQIELLCGFNIINNNGLSYLETVLYRGTPNGRGLGLRGRLSSQDDLDDEASSIYSPSTCGAAGTLDSLMWKESSVPPDSSSSETGKDTPPESNVVHFTVGDGPVEPVRASSKEKPNIVRSYSQDTSMPLSVEDKTTSSFLSKSSYSENSLDSSSQDRSGQQKIGPTSATTASTTSINSTTTTSTSSSSRKALKEPQQQSMVDDETLSTDSNSTTDNDESKKRRRKMLFTFRRNKTKVTL from the exons ATGCGATCATCCGTGATAACCAATGTGATTGTACTGTTTGGACTGCATTTGTCGTATTGGTGTTGGAACACGGTAGATGCCAGCGGCGGGGCACTCGACACGAGCTCGAATTTTCAATCTGGTTCAACTGGAAGTTCACATTCCAAAGTCACGGCATTCTCCGCGACACTTACCGATGGATTAGCGCAAGCCGTGGCTCACGAAGctg GTTTAGAAGCTATCAAATCACTCCACAGTCAACTAGACGATGATGCCAATGGAAATGTGGATCTTTCAGAGTCAGAtgat TTTTTAAGAGAAGAGTTACAATATGAAGCTGGGTATGAAAGGAGACAGAGGGCTTTCCATCATAATGATGATATGCATATTAGTGTTCGAGAACTTTGGGAAGCCTGGCTAAGGTCAGAG gtTCATAATTGGACTATAGAACAAACATCAGAATGGTTGGCTTCTAATGTAGATCTTCCACAATATGTTCCTACTTTTATACAACACCGTGTAACTGGTGCTACACTTCCAAG ATTGGCTGTGAACAATATGCAATACCTAAGTAATGTGTTAGGGATCAAGGATCCCATTCATAAACAAAAAATTGCCTTAAAAGCTATGGATGTAGTTCTTTTTGGGCCACCAAAgg ATACTGGACATGGCATCAAAGATTTGGTATTAATAACATTGTTATTCGGAGCGCTTATCGGATGTTGGTATGCATATCAGCAGAAGAAAAATTCACAGAAACATCTCCACAGAATGATGAAGGATATGGAGAGTTTACACAAAGCAGAATTGGCACTGGAGGACTTGCAA AAAGAATTGGAGAGGGCACGAATGGAACAAGAAAGTGTAACTACTGAGAAACAAAACTTAGAGAAACGTTTACAAGACGAAAGTGTGGGATTGCATGCTTCTTACTCCGATCTCGAAGTTTCTCAATTAAAGGCGGAAATCGAA ATGTTAAAAGTTGAATTGCAACGTGCAGAGGGCGAACTCGAAGATAGATGTTGGTCTCCTCCTGCTGGATTGCAACATTGGTTACAATTAACTcacgaaattgaaaataaagcaTATACCAAGAAAAAGATATCTGCAGAGAAACAGTTGCAACAAGCACGAGAAGCA TGCGAGAAACTGCGAAAAAAACGATCGAGTTTAGTAGGAGCGTTTGTTTCAACTCATGGAAAATCGATCGATGAAGTTGACAAAAGTATAGTTGAGGCAAGAACTGCTCTAAACGAAGTCACCGTAGAATTGCAAGAAAGAGTACATCGTTGGAAACAAATTGAGCTGCTATGTGGCTTTAATATAATCAATAATAATGGTCTAAGTTATTTAGAAACTGTTCTATACAGAGGAACTCCTAACGGTCGAGGTCTTGGACTCAGAG GTCGACTCAGTAGTCAAGATGACTTAGACGACGAAGCAAGTTCAATCTACTCGCCTTCAACATGTGGTGCCGCAG GTACACTAGACAGCCTAATGTGGAAGGAGTCGTCGGTTCCTCCAGACTCGTCCAGCAGTGAAACCGGGAAGGATACGCCACCAGAGAGTAACGTTGTACATTTCACCGTCGGCGATGGACCCGTCGAGCCCGTCAGAGCATCCAGCAAAGAGAAACCCAACATCGTGCGTTCCTACAGTCAAGATACGAGCATGCCTCTCTCCGTCGAGGACAAGACTACCTCATCATTCCTGTCGAAGTCGTCTTATTCGGAGAATTCGTTGGATTCGTCGAGTCAAGATCGATCAGGGCAGCAAAAGATTGGTCCGACGTCCGCGACGACCGCGAGTACCACCAGCATCAACTCCACGACAACGACGAGCACATCGAGCAGCAGCAGGAAAGCGCTGAAGGAACCGCAACAACAGTCAATGGTGGACGACGAGACGTTATCGACGGACTCGAACTCGACCACGGACAACGACGAGTCGAAAAAACGACGCCGGAAGATGTTGTTCACGTTCAGGAGGAATAAGACCAAGGTCACGTTATGA
- the LOC100649108 gene encoding stromal interaction molecule homolog isoform X1: MRSSVITNVIVLFGLHLSYWCWNTVDASGGALDTSSNFQSGSTGSSHSKVTAFSATLTDGLAQAVAHEAGSDTCNDDLACLTLASHDRLGLEAIKSLHSQLDDDANGNVDLSESDDFLREELQYEAGYERRQRAFHHNDDMHISVRELWEAWLRSEVHNWTIEQTSEWLASNVDLPQYVPTFIQHRVTGATLPRLAVNNMQYLSNVLGIKDPIHKQKIALKAMDVVLFGPPKDTGHGIKDLVLITLLFGALIGCWYAYQQKKNSQKHLHRMMKDMESLHKAELALEDLQKELERARMEQESVTTEKQNLEKRLQDESVGLHASYSDLEVSQLKAEIEMLKVELQRAEGELEDRCWSPPAGLQHWLQLTHEIENKAYTKKKISAEKQLQQAREACEKLRKKRSSLVGAFVSTHGKSIDEVDKSIVEARTALNEVTVELQERVHRWKQIELLCGFNIINNNGLSYLETVLYRGTPNGRGLGLRGRLSSQDDLDDEASSIYSPSTCGAAGTLDSLMWKESSVPPDSSSSETGKDTPPESNVVHFTVGDGPVEPVRASSKEKPNIVRSYSQDTSMPLSVEDKTTSSFLSKSSYSENSLDSSSQDRSGQQKIGPTSATTASTTSINSTTTTSTSSSSRKALKEPQQQSMVDDETLSTDSNSTTDNDESKKRRRKMLFTFRRNKTKVTL, translated from the exons ATGCGATCATCCGTGATAACCAATGTGATTGTACTGTTTGGACTGCATTTGTCGTATTGGTGTTGGAACACGGTAGATGCCAGCGGCGGGGCACTCGACACGAGCTCGAATTTTCAATCTGGTTCAACTGGAAGTTCACATTCCAAAGTCACGGCATTCTCCGCGACACTTACCGATGGATTAGCGCAAGCCGTGGCTCACGAAGctg GTTCCGATACTTGTAACGATGACCTAGCTTGTCTTACACTGGCTTCTCATGATCGACTAGGTTTAGAAGCTATCAAATCACTCCACAGTCAACTAGACGATGATGCCAATGGAAATGTGGATCTTTCAGAGTCAGAtgat TTTTTAAGAGAAGAGTTACAATATGAAGCTGGGTATGAAAGGAGACAGAGGGCTTTCCATCATAATGATGATATGCATATTAGTGTTCGAGAACTTTGGGAAGCCTGGCTAAGGTCAGAG gtTCATAATTGGACTATAGAACAAACATCAGAATGGTTGGCTTCTAATGTAGATCTTCCACAATATGTTCCTACTTTTATACAACACCGTGTAACTGGTGCTACACTTCCAAG ATTGGCTGTGAACAATATGCAATACCTAAGTAATGTGTTAGGGATCAAGGATCCCATTCATAAACAAAAAATTGCCTTAAAAGCTATGGATGTAGTTCTTTTTGGGCCACCAAAgg ATACTGGACATGGCATCAAAGATTTGGTATTAATAACATTGTTATTCGGAGCGCTTATCGGATGTTGGTATGCATATCAGCAGAAGAAAAATTCACAGAAACATCTCCACAGAATGATGAAGGATATGGAGAGTTTACACAAAGCAGAATTGGCACTGGAGGACTTGCAA AAAGAATTGGAGAGGGCACGAATGGAACAAGAAAGTGTAACTACTGAGAAACAAAACTTAGAGAAACGTTTACAAGACGAAAGTGTGGGATTGCATGCTTCTTACTCCGATCTCGAAGTTTCTCAATTAAAGGCGGAAATCGAA ATGTTAAAAGTTGAATTGCAACGTGCAGAGGGCGAACTCGAAGATAGATGTTGGTCTCCTCCTGCTGGATTGCAACATTGGTTACAATTAACTcacgaaattgaaaataaagcaTATACCAAGAAAAAGATATCTGCAGAGAAACAGTTGCAACAAGCACGAGAAGCA TGCGAGAAACTGCGAAAAAAACGATCGAGTTTAGTAGGAGCGTTTGTTTCAACTCATGGAAAATCGATCGATGAAGTTGACAAAAGTATAGTTGAGGCAAGAACTGCTCTAAACGAAGTCACCGTAGAATTGCAAGAAAGAGTACATCGTTGGAAACAAATTGAGCTGCTATGTGGCTTTAATATAATCAATAATAATGGTCTAAGTTATTTAGAAACTGTTCTATACAGAGGAACTCCTAACGGTCGAGGTCTTGGACTCAGAG GTCGACTCAGTAGTCAAGATGACTTAGACGACGAAGCAAGTTCAATCTACTCGCCTTCAACATGTGGTGCCGCAG GTACACTAGACAGCCTAATGTGGAAGGAGTCGTCGGTTCCTCCAGACTCGTCCAGCAGTGAAACCGGGAAGGATACGCCACCAGAGAGTAACGTTGTACATTTCACCGTCGGCGATGGACCCGTCGAGCCCGTCAGAGCATCCAGCAAAGAGAAACCCAACATCGTGCGTTCCTACAGTCAAGATACGAGCATGCCTCTCTCCGTCGAGGACAAGACTACCTCATCATTCCTGTCGAAGTCGTCTTATTCGGAGAATTCGTTGGATTCGTCGAGTCAAGATCGATCAGGGCAGCAAAAGATTGGTCCGACGTCCGCGACGACCGCGAGTACCACCAGCATCAACTCCACGACAACGACGAGCACATCGAGCAGCAGCAGGAAAGCGCTGAAGGAACCGCAACAACAGTCAATGGTGGACGACGAGACGTTATCGACGGACTCGAACTCGACCACGGACAACGACGAGTCGAAAAAACGACGCCGGAAGATGTTGTTCACGTTCAGGAGGAATAAGACCAAGGTCACGTTATGA
- the LOC100649108 gene encoding stromal interaction molecule homolog isoform X4, with translation MRSSVITNVIVLFGLHLSYWCWNTVDASGGALDTSSNFQSGSTGSSHSKVTAFSATLTDGLAQAVAHEAGSDTCNDDLACLTLASHDRLGLEAIKSLHSQLDDDANGNVDLSESDDFLREELQYEAGYERRQRAFHHNDDMHISVRELWEAWLRSEVHNWTIEQTSEWLASNVDLPQYVPTFIQHRVTGATLPRLAVNNMQYLSNVLGIKDPIHKQKIALKAMDVVLFGPPKDTGHGIKDLVLITLLFGALIGCWYAYQQKKNSQKHLHRMMKDMESLHKAELALEDLQKELERARMEQESVTTEKQNLEKRLQDESVGLHASYSDLEVSQLKAEIEMLKVELQRAEGELEDRCWSPPAGLQHWLQLTHEIENKAYTKKKISAEKQLQQAREACEKLRKKRSSLVGAFVSTHGKSIDEVDKSIVEARTALNEVTVELQERVHRWKQIELLCGFNIINNNGLSYLETVLYRGTPNGRGLGLRGRLSSQDDLDDEASSIYSPSTCGAAGVEETILNGSKKD, from the exons ATGCGATCATCCGTGATAACCAATGTGATTGTACTGTTTGGACTGCATTTGTCGTATTGGTGTTGGAACACGGTAGATGCCAGCGGCGGGGCACTCGACACGAGCTCGAATTTTCAATCTGGTTCAACTGGAAGTTCACATTCCAAAGTCACGGCATTCTCCGCGACACTTACCGATGGATTAGCGCAAGCCGTGGCTCACGAAGctg GTTCCGATACTTGTAACGATGACCTAGCTTGTCTTACACTGGCTTCTCATGATCGACTAGGTTTAGAAGCTATCAAATCACTCCACAGTCAACTAGACGATGATGCCAATGGAAATGTGGATCTTTCAGAGTCAGAtgat TTTTTAAGAGAAGAGTTACAATATGAAGCTGGGTATGAAAGGAGACAGAGGGCTTTCCATCATAATGATGATATGCATATTAGTGTTCGAGAACTTTGGGAAGCCTGGCTAAGGTCAGAG gtTCATAATTGGACTATAGAACAAACATCAGAATGGTTGGCTTCTAATGTAGATCTTCCACAATATGTTCCTACTTTTATACAACACCGTGTAACTGGTGCTACACTTCCAAG ATTGGCTGTGAACAATATGCAATACCTAAGTAATGTGTTAGGGATCAAGGATCCCATTCATAAACAAAAAATTGCCTTAAAAGCTATGGATGTAGTTCTTTTTGGGCCACCAAAgg ATACTGGACATGGCATCAAAGATTTGGTATTAATAACATTGTTATTCGGAGCGCTTATCGGATGTTGGTATGCATATCAGCAGAAGAAAAATTCACAGAAACATCTCCACAGAATGATGAAGGATATGGAGAGTTTACACAAAGCAGAATTGGCACTGGAGGACTTGCAA AAAGAATTGGAGAGGGCACGAATGGAACAAGAAAGTGTAACTACTGAGAAACAAAACTTAGAGAAACGTTTACAAGACGAAAGTGTGGGATTGCATGCTTCTTACTCCGATCTCGAAGTTTCTCAATTAAAGGCGGAAATCGAA ATGTTAAAAGTTGAATTGCAACGTGCAGAGGGCGAACTCGAAGATAGATGTTGGTCTCCTCCTGCTGGATTGCAACATTGGTTACAATTAACTcacgaaattgaaaataaagcaTATACCAAGAAAAAGATATCTGCAGAGAAACAGTTGCAACAAGCACGAGAAGCA TGCGAGAAACTGCGAAAAAAACGATCGAGTTTAGTAGGAGCGTTTGTTTCAACTCATGGAAAATCGATCGATGAAGTTGACAAAAGTATAGTTGAGGCAAGAACTGCTCTAAACGAAGTCACCGTAGAATTGCAAGAAAGAGTACATCGTTGGAAACAAATTGAGCTGCTATGTGGCTTTAATATAATCAATAATAATGGTCTAAGTTATTTAGAAACTGTTCTATACAGAGGAACTCCTAACGGTCGAGGTCTTGGACTCAGAG GTCGACTCAGTAGTCAAGATGACTTAGACGACGAAGCAAGTTCAATCTACTCGCCTTCAACATGTGGTGCCGCAG GGGTGGAAGAAACTATACTTAACGGTTCCAAAAAAGATTAA